The genomic stretch ATCGAAGTGGGTGACCTGGAGAAGAGCAAGCTCTTCTATGAGCGCGCATTCGCGCCCCTTGGATATCGCCTGTCCTTCGGCAAGGAAGCGGTGTTCTGGGCCTTCGATGTCGGCAATGGCTGCCTGTTCGAGATCCAGCGGACCGGCGAGACGCCGCCGCTCACCCATCTGCACGTGGCGTTCCGCGTCGGCAGTAAGGCGGAGGTCGATGCGTTCTATCGGGCAGCGCTAGAGGCAGGCGCCAAAGACAATGGCGCACCCGGCCCGCGCCCCGACTATGCGCAGAATTACTACGCTTGCTTCGTGCTCGACCCCGACGGCTACAACATCGAGGCGATGATCAACGAGCCCTCGGCTTGATCCTAGCCAGGCAGGGAACCCAGCACGAAGAGGTAAATGACGAAGGGGAAACATGCGCCTCCTCACCCGCGAACACAGCCTTCCAACTAAACCA from Mesorhizobium sp. NZP2077 encodes the following:
- a CDS encoding VOC family protein gives rise to the protein MIDHITIEVGDLEKSKLFYERAFAPLGYRLSFGKEAVFWAFDVGNGCLFEIQRTGETPPLTHLHVAFRVGSKAEVDAFYRAALEAGAKDNGAPGPRPDYAQNYYACFVLDPDGYNIEAMINEPSA